Proteins encoded in a region of the Bacillus sp. T3 genome:
- a CDS encoding LytS/YhcK type 5TM receptor domain-containing protein translates to MDFQTNNILLQMLMVLFPIILYQALVNNRKLEKYEPFYWSFVFSITMILCLTFAIKLEDGILIDLRMVPWFLAYIYGGKSVGIFVTVFYVIIRFFIGGEGMIPAFTVILIGTIFIWRFRDRFSRWERRSRILHSILFLIFLSTLIPICGSLLIGESITGI, encoded by the coding sequence ATGGATTTTCAGACGAACAACATATTGTTACAAATGTTAATGGTTTTATTTCCAATAATTTTATATCAGGCATTGGTGAATAATCGCAAGCTTGAAAAGTATGAACCGTTTTACTGGAGTTTTGTCTTTTCAATCACAATGATTTTATGCCTAACCTTTGCCATAAAATTAGAAGATGGAATTTTGATTGATTTAAGAATGGTCCCGTGGTTTCTAGCCTACATCTATGGCGGAAAATCAGTAGGGATCTTTGTTACAGTCTTTTACGTCATAATTCGCTTTTTTATTGGTGGAGAAGGTATGATACCTGCCTTCACTGTTATCTTGATTGGTACGATTTTTATTTGGAGATTTCGTGATCGTTTTAGCAGGTGGGAACGGAGGTCAAGAATTCTTCACTCGATCCTGTTCTTAATCTTTTTGTCGACCCTAATCCCGATTTGTGGCTCACTGTTAATTGGGGAGTCAATTACCGGAATATAG
- a CDS encoding GNAT family N-acetyltransferase yields the protein MKSSNTDTIVPKPIQIIPMLPQDWNDVRRIYLEGISTGNATFSKEAPTWEEWNNSHLKECRFVARLGDRVVGWVALSPTSNRCVYAGVAEISIYVEMNSTGHGLGSLLLQKLIETSEQQSIWTIQSGIFPENVASLKLHKKFGFREVGRRERLGKMDGVWRDVLLLERRSNKVGIE from the coding sequence ATGAAGTCTTCAAATACTGACACAATAGTCCCAAAACCTATCCAAATCATCCCAATGCTACCACAGGACTGGAATGATGTACGACGAATTTACCTTGAAGGTATTTCAACTGGAAATGCAACCTTTTCAAAAGAAGCACCTACTTGGGAGGAGTGGAATAATAGCCATCTAAAAGAGTGTCGTTTTGTCGCGCGTTTGGGAGATAGAGTAGTTGGGTGGGTTGCACTTAGCCCTACGTCAAATCGCTGTGTCTATGCTGGAGTTGCTGAGATAAGCATTTATGTTGAAATGAACAGCACAGGCCACGGTTTAGGAAGCCTCCTACTTCAAAAATTAATCGAAACAAGTGAACAACAAAGCATTTGGACGATTCAAAGTGGTATCTTTCCAGAAAATGTCGCAAGCTTAAAATTACATAAAAAATTTGGATTCCGTGAAGTAGGAAGACGAGAGCGTTTGGGTAAAATGGATGGAGTTTGGCGAGATGTACTATTGTTAGAAAGACGAAGCAACAAGGTAGGGATTGAATAA
- a CDS encoding NAD-dependent deacylase, translated as MDKGMEQTYHSTGFHEKLNQLKDMIDKSNYTVIFSGAGMSTEAGLPDFRSSSTGIWKNINPMKLASARAMYQKRDDFIHFYRHRVHGLQSCHPHIGHILLANWEKEGRIQSIITQNVDGFHHHAGSQNVIELHGTLRTCHCQECGAIFNIKKFLEDPLVCKCGGFIRPSVVLFGEPLPDEAMERAEHDTNLAELFIVMGSSLMVSPANLFPIEAKRHGAKLVILNMEQTELDHEANLVIHGEKIGHILQLLSNE; from the coding sequence TTGGATAAAGGTATGGAGCAAACCTACCATTCAACTGGCTTTCACGAGAAGCTTAACCAATTAAAGGACATGATAGATAAGTCAAACTATACGGTCATTTTTTCAGGAGCGGGGATGTCAACTGAAGCTGGGTTACCGGATTTTCGTTCTTCCTCTACCGGTATTTGGAAAAATATCAACCCGATGAAGCTGGCAAGTGCGAGAGCGATGTATCAGAAAAGGGATGATTTTATCCACTTTTATCGCCATCGGGTTCATGGGCTCCAAAGTTGCCATCCTCATATTGGTCATATACTGTTAGCCAATTGGGAAAAAGAAGGTAGGATTCAATCGATTATTACTCAAAATGTGGATGGATTTCATCATCATGCTGGTAGCCAAAATGTAATTGAATTACATGGAACATTAAGAACCTGCCATTGTCAAGAATGTGGAGCTATCTTCAATATAAAAAAGTTTTTGGAGGACCCATTGGTTTGTAAATGTGGTGGCTTTATTCGTCCCTCTGTTGTTTTGTTTGGCGAACCACTTCCAGATGAGGCAATGGAACGAGCGGAGCATGACACAAATCTTGCAGAATTATTCATCGTTATGGGCTCATCGCTAATGGTTTCACCAGCAAATCTTTTTCCAATCGAAGCTAAAAGACATGGTGCAAAACTAGTCATATTAAATATGGAACAAACAGAACTTGACCATGAGGCGAATCTAGTGATTCATGGAGAAAAAATTGGTCATATTTTGCAGCTTTTATCAAATGAATAG